In a genomic window of Gemmatimonadales bacterium:
- a CDS encoding DegT/DnrJ/EryC1/StrS family aminotransferase: MNVPLLDLVAQYRTIKDEVVPAVMAVIERQGFIMGPEVGQLEAAVAQLSHVRHAIGCASGTDALLLPLKALDLAPGDEIITTPFTFFATAGAIHNAGGTPVFVDIDSATFNLSPRAVEAAITPRTRGIVVVHLFGQMAALEEILPLTERHGLAVIEDAAQSIGARRRVEGTWRMAGELATVGTFSFFPSKNLGAYGDGGMMVTQDEAMATRLRRLRLHGGARQYYHDEVGFNSRLDTLQAAVLLAKLPHLADWSAARARHAARYTEAFSGHPDVCPPRTDPANEHIFNQYTLRVPRRDELLAHLKARGIGHSVYYPLALHLQPCFASLGYQRGSIPVAEAATAEVVSLPVFPELTPSQQEAVIEAVLEFYA; the protein is encoded by the coding sequence GTGAACGTACCCCTGCTCGACTTGGTGGCTCAGTACCGCACCATCAAGGACGAAGTGGTCCCGGCGGTCATGGCGGTGATCGAGCGGCAAGGCTTCATCATGGGTCCCGAGGTGGGGCAGCTGGAGGCCGCGGTGGCCCAGCTCTCCCATGTGCGCCACGCCATCGGGTGTGCCAGCGGCACCGACGCCCTCCTGCTGCCGCTCAAGGCGCTGGACCTGGCGCCCGGTGACGAGATTATCACCACTCCGTTCACCTTCTTCGCTACCGCCGGCGCCATCCACAATGCCGGTGGAACGCCGGTCTTCGTCGACATCGACTCGGCCACATTCAATCTGTCGCCCCGCGCGGTTGAGGCGGCGATCACCCCACGCACCCGGGGGATCGTCGTGGTGCACCTCTTCGGCCAGATGGCGGCACTGGAGGAGATCCTTCCCCTGACGGAGCGCCACGGCCTGGCCGTGATCGAGGATGCGGCCCAGTCGATCGGGGCCCGTCGGCGGGTCGAGGGCACCTGGCGCATGGCCGGCGAGCTCGCCACCGTCGGCACCTTCTCCTTTTTCCCCAGCAAGAATCTGGGCGCCTACGGCGACGGCGGCATGATGGTGACCCAGGACGAAGCCATGGCTACCCGGCTCCGCCGGCTGCGGCTCCACGGTGGCGCTCGACAGTATTACCACGACGAGGTGGGGTTCAACAGTCGGCTCGACACCTTGCAGGCGGCCGTGCTGCTGGCCAAGCTGCCGCACCTGGCCGACTGGAGCGCGGCGCGAGCCCGGCATGCGGCCCGGTACACCGAGGCGTTCAGCGGCCATCCCGACGTGTGCCCGCCGCGGACCGACCCGGCCAACGAGCACATCTTCAATCAGTACACCTTGCGAGTACCCCGCCGGGACGAGCTGCTGGCGCATCTCAAGGCCCGCGGCATCGGGCATTCGGTCTACTATCCGCTGGCGCTGCACCTGCAACCCTGCTTCGCTTCTCTGGGATACCAGCGCGGCAGCATCCCGGTGGCCGAAGCCGCCACCGCCGAAGTGGTCTCGCTTCCGGTATTTCCCGAGCTGACTCCGTCACAGCAGGAGGCGGTGATCGAGGCCGTGCTGGAGTTCTACGCGTGA
- a CDS encoding nucleotide sugar dehydrogenase, protein MSVAQELIEKAERRDVLFGIVGLGYVGLPLAMELAHAGYRVLGFDVQQRVVDGLNGCHSHVKDVSDAQLRAAVSAGRFSATCDMSRMGEADAVSICVPTPLSKFKDPDVSYIVAATEAVKRSLRRGQAIILESTTYPGTTREILLPALESTGLNVGEDFFLAFSPERVDPGNPVYLTRNTPKVVGGITEACRRVAVALYQPAIDVLVPVSTTEAAELVKLLENTFRSVNIGLVNEMAIVCDKLGVDVWEVIEAAATKPFGFMKFLPGPGLGGHCIPIDPHYLAWKMRGLNYKTRFIDLAGELNTEMPLFWVRKVAETLNEQGKAVRGANVLVLGVAYKPDIDDIRESPALDIIRLLEGQGARVSYADPHVPVFSEDGHEFRAVPLTPETVAAADCVMVVTNHSAVDYRMIKRNAKLVVDTRNALPKGA, encoded by the coding sequence ATGAGCGTCGCGCAGGAGTTGATCGAAAAGGCCGAGCGCCGGGATGTCCTGTTCGGCATCGTCGGTCTGGGCTACGTCGGGCTGCCGCTCGCCATGGAGCTGGCCCATGCGGGCTACCGGGTGCTCGGCTTCGACGTGCAGCAGCGGGTGGTGGACGGACTCAACGGCTGCCACTCGCACGTGAAGGATGTGAGCGACGCCCAGCTCCGGGCCGCGGTGAGCGCAGGCCGCTTCAGCGCCACGTGCGACATGTCTCGGATGGGCGAGGCGGACGCGGTCTCGATCTGCGTGCCGACGCCGCTCTCCAAGTTCAAGGACCCGGACGTCAGTTACATCGTCGCCGCCACCGAAGCGGTCAAGCGATCACTCCGCCGGGGGCAGGCGATCATCTTGGAGAGCACGACCTATCCCGGCACGACCCGGGAGATCCTGCTCCCCGCGCTGGAGAGCACCGGGCTTAACGTGGGCGAGGATTTCTTCCTGGCGTTCAGCCCCGAGCGGGTCGACCCGGGCAACCCGGTGTACCTCACCCGCAACACGCCCAAGGTCGTCGGCGGGATCACCGAGGCGTGCCGCCGGGTGGCCGTGGCCCTCTACCAGCCGGCCATCGACGTGCTGGTCCCGGTCTCGACCACCGAGGCGGCCGAGCTGGTGAAGCTGCTGGAGAACACCTTCCGGAGCGTCAATATCGGGCTGGTGAACGAGATGGCCATCGTCTGCGACAAGCTCGGCGTGGATGTCTGGGAGGTGATCGAGGCGGCGGCCACCAAGCCGTTCGGCTTCATGAAATTCCTGCCCGGCCCGGGGCTCGGGGGCCACTGCATTCCGATCGATCCCCATTACCTCGCCTGGAAGATGCGGGGCCTCAACTACAAGACCCGGTTCATCGATCTCGCGGGCGAGCTCAACACCGAGATGCCGCTCTTCTGGGTGCGGAAAGTGGCGGAGACCCTGAACGAGCAGGGCAAGGCGGTGCGGGGGGCGAATGTCCTGGTGCTCGGCGTCGCCTACAAGCCGGACATCGACGACATCCGGGAGAGCCCCGCCCTGGACATCATCCGGCTGCTGGAGGGCCAGGGCGCGCGGGTCTCCTACGCCGACCCCCACGTGCCGGTGTTCTCGGAGGACGGTCATGAGTTCCGCGCCGTTCCCCTGACGCCGGAAACGGTAGCGGCGGCGGATTGCGTGATGGTCGTGACCAACCATTCGGCGGTGGATTACCGGATGATCAAGCGCAACGCGAAGCTGGTGGTGGACACCCGTAACGCTCTACCCAAAGGGGCCTGA